The proteins below come from a single Arthrobacter sp. B1I2 genomic window:
- the mobA gene encoding molybdenum cofactor guanylyltransferase — protein sequence MNRQAFDALILAGGRSSRLGGVPKQSLVFQGQTLLERAVAAAAGARQTVVVGDMGPLASEARPSQALSPPTLPPNVLTCREEPHFSGPAAAIAAGVDALVERGGPAPAPYTLVLACDMPLASQAVAVLQDALALVTAGRCSGVMARAEDARAQPLLGFYRTAELTKACADLAARNALVNGSVRALLANLDVQLVTVPAGSTSDVDTWDDAAALGVAAGNQSGSQDRHSGGANVGGNS from the coding sequence GTGAACAGGCAGGCCTTTGATGCGCTGATCCTGGCCGGGGGGAGGTCATCGCGGCTGGGCGGCGTACCCAAGCAGTCGCTGGTCTTCCAGGGCCAAACCCTCCTGGAACGCGCCGTCGCTGCCGCAGCCGGGGCCCGACAGACGGTCGTCGTTGGAGACATGGGTCCGCTGGCAAGCGAAGCACGGCCCTCACAGGCGCTGTCCCCGCCAACCTTGCCTCCCAATGTGCTGACCTGCCGGGAGGAGCCGCACTTCTCGGGCCCCGCGGCTGCCATTGCCGCCGGAGTGGATGCACTGGTGGAAAGAGGCGGACCGGCGCCGGCGCCGTACACCCTGGTTCTGGCCTGCGACATGCCACTGGCATCCCAGGCAGTGGCAGTGCTGCAGGATGCCCTGGCGCTGGTCACGGCTGGGCGTTGCAGCGGCGTCATGGCCCGCGCCGAAGATGCCAGGGCGCAGCCGCTGCTGGGTTTTTACCGCACAGCTGAGTTAACAAAGGCGTGTGCCGATCTTGCTGCCCGCAACGCATTGGTCAACGGCTCTGTCAGGGCGCTCCTTGCTAATCTGGACGTGCAGCTTGTCACAGTCCCCGCCGGGTCCACGTCCGATGTGGATACCTGGGATGACGCTGCCGCACTGGGGGTTGCCGCCGGGAACCAGAGTGGAAGCCAGGACCGGCATTCGGGCGGAGCAAACGTGGGAGGCAATTCGTGA
- the serC gene encoding phosphoserine transaminase has translation MSDTSITIPADLLPQDGRFGAGPSKVRPEQIEALAAASKTILGTSHRQAPVKNLVGSVREGLSQFFRAPEGYEVVLGVGGSTAFWDVASFGLVEKKAQHLSFGEFGSKFAAATNKAPFLEASSIIKSEPGTRPAAQAEAGVDVYAWPQNETSTGVAAPVQRVSGADEGSLVLVDATSAAGGLDVDVAQSDVYYFAPQKNFASDGGLWLGLFSPAALERAAGIKASGRWIPDFLDLQTAIDNSRLNQTYNTPSLSTLVTLDAQVQWLNSNGGLDFAAARTADSAGRIYSWADASDFATPFVANPDERSNVIATIDFDDSVDAAQVAKVLRANGIVDTEPYRKLGRNQLRIATFVAIEPSDVSALLASIDYVVGELRK, from the coding sequence GTGAGCGACACCAGCATCACGATCCCCGCCGACCTCCTGCCCCAGGACGGGCGGTTCGGGGCCGGCCCGTCAAAGGTCCGGCCGGAACAGATCGAGGCGCTGGCAGCAGCTTCCAAGACAATCCTCGGCACTTCCCACCGGCAGGCCCCGGTCAAGAACCTGGTCGGATCGGTCCGTGAAGGGCTGAGCCAGTTTTTCCGCGCCCCGGAGGGTTATGAGGTCGTCCTGGGCGTCGGCGGATCCACCGCGTTCTGGGATGTTGCCAGCTTCGGCCTCGTGGAGAAGAAAGCCCAGCACCTCTCCTTCGGCGAGTTCGGGTCCAAGTTCGCCGCAGCCACAAACAAGGCGCCGTTCCTGGAAGCCTCGTCGATCATCAAGTCCGAGCCCGGCACCCGGCCTGCAGCCCAGGCCGAGGCCGGCGTGGACGTCTACGCCTGGCCGCAGAACGAAACCTCCACCGGCGTTGCCGCCCCGGTGCAGAGGGTATCCGGAGCCGATGAAGGATCGCTGGTCCTCGTGGACGCCACCTCGGCTGCCGGCGGCCTGGACGTGGACGTTGCCCAGAGCGATGTCTACTACTTCGCCCCCCAGAAGAACTTCGCTTCCGACGGCGGCCTATGGCTTGGCCTGTTCTCCCCCGCAGCGCTGGAGCGTGCTGCCGGCATCAAAGCGAGCGGCCGCTGGATCCCGGACTTCCTGGACCTCCAGACCGCCATCGACAATTCCCGCCTGAACCAGACGTACAACACGCCCTCGCTGTCCACGCTGGTTACCCTGGACGCCCAGGTCCAGTGGCTGAACTCAAACGGCGGGCTGGATTTTGCTGCCGCCCGCACCGCAGACTCCGCAGGCCGTATCTACAGCTGGGCGGACGCGTCGGACTTCGCAACACCGTTCGTGGCCAACCCGGACGAGCGCTCCAACGTCATTGCAACCATCGACTTCGACGATTCAGTGGATGCTGCCCAGGTTGCGAAGGTCCTGCGCGCCAACGGCATCGTCGACACCGAGCCTTACCGGAAGCTGGGCCGCAACCAGCTGCGCATCGCCACCTTCGTGGCCATCGAGCCCAGCGACGTTTCGGCCCTGCTGGCCAGCATCGACTACGTGGTGGGCGAGCTGCGGAAGTAG
- the fdhD gene encoding formate dehydrogenase accessory sulfurtransferase FdhD, whose amino-acid sequence MGRVTQRRKVHKYVLDGSPGALEYPVRHREDVLAVEEPLEIRLGRLSYSVTMRTPGDDFDLVAGFLVSEGVIWAPEQLVSLRFCAGEDENGVQTFNVVEAQLRPDVPLPDTGRRVYTSSSCGICGTDSIEAVRKSSHFSPKADPLTVDAKVLASLPALLRKSQRVFEDTGGVHAAGLFRIEDDGEPRLLCLREDVGRHNAVDKVVGWALREGLLPLTGTVLQVSGRASFELVQKASLAGIPVLAAVSAPSSLAVELAEANGLTVAGFSRGTSFNVYAGDSRILRPVPAVPSA is encoded by the coding sequence ATGGGACGCGTAACCCAGCGCCGCAAGGTGCACAAGTATGTCCTGGACGGTTCGCCGGGAGCCCTGGAGTACCCGGTCCGCCACCGCGAAGACGTCCTCGCCGTGGAGGAACCGCTGGAAATCCGGCTGGGCAGGCTCTCCTACTCAGTCACCATGCGCACGCCCGGGGACGACTTTGACCTGGTGGCCGGGTTCCTGGTGTCCGAGGGGGTCATCTGGGCCCCCGAACAGCTGGTGTCGCTGCGCTTCTGCGCCGGCGAGGACGAGAACGGCGTCCAGACATTCAACGTGGTGGAGGCCCAGCTGCGGCCGGACGTCCCACTTCCCGACACAGGTCGCAGGGTCTACACGTCCAGCTCCTGCGGCATCTGTGGAACTGACTCGATCGAAGCGGTCCGGAAGTCCTCCCACTTCAGCCCGAAGGCGGACCCGCTGACGGTGGATGCAAAAGTCCTGGCCTCCCTGCCCGCGTTGCTGCGGAAGTCGCAGCGTGTCTTCGAGGACACCGGGGGAGTTCACGCGGCGGGCCTGTTCAGGATTGAGGACGACGGCGAGCCACGCCTCCTGTGCCTCCGCGAGGATGTTGGGCGGCACAATGCCGTGGACAAGGTTGTGGGCTGGGCGCTGCGCGAAGGCCTCCTGCCGCTGACCGGAACTGTCCTCCAGGTGTCCGGCAGGGCGTCCTTCGAGCTGGTGCAGAAAGCCTCCCTCGCGGGAATTCCCGTCCTGGCCGCCGTCAGTGCCCCTTCAAGCCTGGCTGTGGAACTGGCCGAAGCGAACGGGCTGACCGTGGCGGGCTTCAGCCGGGGTACCAGTTTCAATGTCTACGCCGGGGACTCCAGGATCCTGAGGCCCGTACCTGCCGTGCCCAGTGCGTAG
- a CDS encoding M23 family metallopeptidase has translation MQTPRGRRRAAGPPSAPRFAEVVAAERPRDLHRDARRRRGPFRQMTEFAAASGIGQKAGIALAATGLVLTVTVPATSPVMATDAAGSAPLAASAVSPQPQISADIGAQVDFSRSAVVTQADPDGKLKQLLSAQSAGSVTRAASAGTLATPLASLATASPFGYRVSPITGGSGDFHRGQDFVAQCGTSVLAAATGTVTFAGWHQFGGGNRVVIDHGNGLETTYNHLSSFSVKVGQTVSRGDVVALSGTTGASTGCHLHFEVQVNGEVVDPMGWL, from the coding sequence ATGCAGACCCCCCGGGGCCGCCGACGCGCGGCGGGCCCCCCTTCGGCACCCCGGTTTGCCGAAGTTGTCGCAGCGGAGCGCCCCCGCGATCTGCATCGTGACGCGCGCCGCCGCCGGGGTCCGTTCCGGCAGATGACGGAGTTTGCCGCTGCCAGCGGCATCGGCCAAAAAGCCGGCATCGCCCTTGCCGCCACGGGCCTGGTGCTGACGGTTACCGTGCCCGCCACGAGTCCCGTCATGGCGACCGACGCCGCCGGCAGCGCCCCCTTGGCAGCTTCCGCCGTCAGCCCCCAGCCGCAGATCTCCGCTGATATCGGAGCCCAGGTCGACTTCAGCCGCTCCGCCGTGGTGACCCAGGCCGACCCGGACGGGAAGCTGAAGCAGCTCCTGAGCGCCCAGTCCGCCGGCTCCGTCACGCGCGCCGCTTCGGCCGGCACCCTGGCCACACCGCTGGCATCCCTTGCCACCGCGTCCCCCTTCGGTTACCGGGTGAGTCCCATTACCGGAGGCTCCGGCGACTTCCACCGGGGACAGGACTTCGTGGCGCAGTGCGGGACCTCCGTCCTGGCCGCCGCTACAGGCACGGTGACCTTCGCAGGCTGGCACCAGTTCGGTGGCGGAAACCGCGTTGTCATAGACCACGGCAACGGGCTGGAGACCACGTACAACCACCTTTCATCCTTCAGCGTCAAGGTGGGCCAGACCGTCTCCCGCGGGGACGTTGTGGCACTGAGCGGCACCACCGGTGCCTCCACCGGCTGCCACCTGCACTTCGAGGTGCAGGTCAACGGCGAAGTGGTCGATCCGATGGGCTGGCTGTAA
- a CDS encoding cold-shock protein produces MPTGKVKWYDKDKGFGFLAGEDGQEVFLPKSSLPEGVTELKAGTRVEFGVADGRKGAQALGLRVLDKTPSIAKAKRPSAKDLAPLVQDLVTVLDNLSGTLSNGKYPDGNKGKAIAAALRKVADELDV; encoded by the coding sequence GTGCCTACCGGCAAGGTCAAGTGGTATGACAAGGACAAGGGCTTCGGGTTCCTCGCGGGCGAGGACGGCCAGGAGGTCTTCCTGCCGAAGTCGTCGCTGCCCGAGGGAGTGACGGAGCTGAAAGCGGGCACCCGCGTGGAGTTCGGGGTGGCCGACGGCCGCAAGGGTGCCCAGGCCCTGGGTTTGCGGGTGCTGGACAAGACCCCGTCCATCGCCAAAGCCAAGCGTCCCAGCGCGAAGGACCTCGCCCCGCTGGTCCAGGACCTGGTGACCGTCCTGGACAACTTGTCGGGAACCCTCTCAAACGGCAAGTACCCGGACGGCAACAAGGGCAAGGCCATCGCCGCTGCCCTCCGCAAGGTCGCCGACGAGCTGGACGTTTAG
- a CDS encoding C40 family peptidase, translating to MSKAVSANAGTVGRQAAVMAAASGLILSMGLPATAADTTAGVSASTESGSAQTALAVTAAPTATVSFERPVVKTTAAPKVEPVRTQSTASANRATTAVAGQEASPAAKAEETVSAAATSGIAALAYTGIGHSYVWGGTSPVTGWDCSGFVQWVYAQAGISIPRTNAWSIMTPTSAPQPGDLVVQNGGAHVGIYVGNGMMISALNPSQGTLLHSPAATGTSSYYHYSK from the coding sequence GTGTCCAAAGCCGTCAGTGCAAATGCCGGGACCGTAGGCCGCCAGGCTGCCGTTATGGCAGCGGCTTCGGGCCTCATCCTGAGCATGGGACTGCCGGCCACTGCAGCTGACACCACCGCTGGTGTCTCTGCGTCCACCGAGTCCGGTTCCGCCCAGACGGCCCTCGCCGTCACCGCCGCCCCCACGGCCACGGTGTCCTTCGAGCGTCCCGTCGTCAAGACCACTGCCGCTCCGAAGGTGGAACCGGTGCGTACCCAGTCCACGGCATCGGCGAACCGCGCCACCACGGCCGTCGCAGGCCAGGAGGCGTCTCCGGCTGCCAAGGCTGAAGAGACCGTGTCCGCTGCGGCAACCTCGGGCATTGCCGCCCTCGCCTACACCGGTATCGGCCACTCCTACGTATGGGGCGGCACCAGCCCCGTCACGGGCTGGGACTGCTCCGGGTTTGTGCAGTGGGTTTACGCCCAGGCCGGCATCAGCATCCCCCGCACCAACGCGTGGAGCATCATGACTCCCACCTCCGCCCCCCAGCCGGGTGACCTGGTTGTCCAGAACGGTGGCGCGCACGTCGGCATCTACGTCGGCAACGGCATGATGATCAGCGCACTCAACCCCTCCCAGGGCACGCTGCTCCACTCGCCCGCAGCCACCGGTACCTCGTCGTACTACCACTACAGCAAATAG
- a CDS encoding HNH endonuclease: MRTLVLNAGYEPLAVITFRRALVLVLTGKASVVAEGDDPVVGPTDVLGRPSVILLNRYIRPRYNHSTAVSRRGVLRRDGHKCAYCGKAAHTIDHVHPKSRGGADSWENLVAACLRCNNVKGDHTPAEMGWTLRFVPEPPHGTIWQIKELEKPTPAWDPFLLPERAA; encoded by the coding sequence ATGCGCACTCTCGTTCTGAATGCTGGATATGAACCGCTGGCGGTTATCACTTTCCGCCGGGCGCTGGTGCTTGTGCTCACGGGCAAAGCGAGCGTGGTGGCCGAAGGGGATGACCCCGTGGTGGGCCCCACCGACGTACTGGGCCGCCCGTCCGTGATCCTCCTCAACCGCTACATCCGGCCCCGATACAACCACTCCACGGCCGTGAGCCGCAGGGGCGTGCTCCGACGCGACGGGCATAAATGCGCCTACTGCGGCAAGGCGGCGCACACCATCGACCACGTGCACCCGAAATCGCGGGGCGGGGCCGATTCATGGGAGAACCTGGTGGCCGCCTGCCTGCGATGCAACAACGTCAAGGGCGACCATACTCCCGCCGAGATGGGATGGACCCTGCGGTTCGTGCCCGAGCCGCCGCACGGAACCATCTGGCAGATCAAAGAACTGGAGAAGCCCACGCCGGCCTGGGATCCGTTCCTGCTTCCGGAGCGCGCTGCCTGA
- a CDS encoding molybdopterin molybdotransferase MoeA: MTAEPQSDPEVPPGSQAGAGADTTEPGISEPGPSEPGTSKPGTAEPDRTEEGHAAPHHLAHTWVEARQAAFDAATPIPPGPVALRIALGRKLDRDIVALQDMPHYASSAMDGWVVNGSGPWIPVEPGTRLAPHQASPIATGGLIPAGGKAVLRTESAVLGRDDEGLPVLLTGGKARPGEPRAGEHIRKAGEEALEGDILVKAGVELNPAHLALAALAGYDELQVQGKPVVRLVLTGSEVVEHGTPAPGQVRDTFGPQLPDVVGMLGGIPGGQQRIGDSYAEWLAALEDVLPDAPDLPADVVITTGGTGRSGTDHLRRAVADLGGRLIIDGVAMRPGHPVVLAELPDGRFVLGLPGNPLAAMMALSTVGAPLLAALGHRGIPAVEEVPCGTMIEPDPGRTRLMPFRLLYGMASPAQHTGPGMMRGLAAADGVLVVPPHGVQLGEPVHAFALPWGPPIPRAQEGPAKPKPRSNVRGGQPKGKPAASGPVDWSALLG, encoded by the coding sequence ATGACTGCAGAACCCCAAAGCGATCCTGAGGTGCCGCCAGGCAGTCAAGCGGGGGCGGGTGCAGACACAACGGAACCCGGCATATCTGAACCGGGCCCGTCTGAACCCGGCACATCTAAACCGGGCACAGCTGAACCGGACAGAACTGAAGAAGGGCATGCTGCCCCTCACCATCTGGCCCACACCTGGGTAGAAGCCCGGCAGGCGGCGTTTGATGCAGCCACCCCGATTCCTCCCGGTCCGGTGGCACTCCGGATAGCCTTGGGCCGCAAACTCGACCGGGACATCGTGGCCCTTCAGGACATGCCCCACTATGCCTCCTCCGCCATGGACGGCTGGGTGGTCAACGGAAGCGGCCCCTGGATCCCGGTGGAGCCCGGAACCCGGTTGGCGCCGCACCAGGCCAGCCCCATCGCCACGGGCGGCCTGATCCCCGCCGGCGGCAAGGCAGTTCTTCGTACCGAGAGTGCTGTCCTTGGCCGGGACGATGAGGGCCTCCCCGTCCTGCTGACCGGAGGCAAGGCGCGCCCCGGCGAGCCCCGCGCGGGAGAACACATCCGCAAGGCCGGGGAGGAAGCCCTGGAAGGGGACATCCTGGTCAAGGCGGGGGTGGAGCTCAATCCGGCACATCTGGCATTGGCTGCGCTGGCAGGCTACGACGAACTGCAGGTCCAGGGAAAGCCTGTGGTGCGCCTGGTGCTGACCGGGTCCGAGGTAGTGGAACACGGCACGCCGGCCCCCGGCCAGGTGCGCGACACCTTCGGCCCGCAGCTGCCGGACGTCGTGGGCATGCTGGGCGGCATTCCCGGAGGGCAGCAGCGGATCGGGGACTCCTATGCCGAATGGCTGGCCGCGCTCGAAGACGTGCTCCCGGACGCGCCGGACCTGCCGGCCGACGTCGTCATTACCACCGGGGGTACCGGACGCTCGGGAACGGACCACCTCCGGCGGGCGGTGGCTGACCTCGGCGGCCGGCTCATCATTGACGGCGTGGCCATGCGGCCGGGCCATCCCGTGGTTCTGGCCGAACTGCCGGATGGCCGCTTCGTCCTGGGCCTTCCCGGCAACCCGCTGGCGGCCATGATGGCGCTGTCCACCGTGGGTGCCCCGCTGCTGGCGGCGTTGGGGCACCGCGGCATTCCGGCGGTGGAGGAGGTGCCGTGCGGGACCATGATCGAGCCGGACCCCGGCCGTACCCGGCTGATGCCGTTCCGGCTGCTGTACGGCATGGCATCCCCGGCGCAGCATACGGGCCCCGGGATGATGCGCGGGCTGGCCGCTGCTGACGGAGTGCTGGTGGTGCCGCCGCACGGCGTGCAGCTGGGCGAGCCGGTGCACGCGTTCGCCCTGCCTTGGGGGCCGCCCATACCGCGCGCCCAGGAGGGTCCGGCCAAACCCAAACCGCGAAGCAACGTCCGGGGCGGCCAGCCCAAGGGCAAACCGGCAGCCAGTGGGCCCGTGGACTGGAGTGCACTCCTGGGCTGA
- a CDS encoding DUF6457 domain-containing protein, with protein MKSQDETLEEWCRALLQAYKLEDVQIDVNAVLALAGVAAHAVVRPAAPLTTFIAGFAAGLAAAPGREMDAESMDAALAVARTLAKDYDAEAAAGTPGE; from the coding sequence GTGAAAAGCCAGGACGAAACGCTGGAGGAGTGGTGCAGGGCCCTGCTCCAGGCGTACAAGCTTGAGGATGTCCAGATAGACGTCAACGCGGTGCTGGCGCTTGCAGGCGTTGCGGCCCATGCCGTTGTCCGGCCGGCCGCGCCGCTCACCACTTTTATCGCCGGCTTCGCCGCGGGCCTCGCTGCCGCTCCCGGCAGGGAGATGGACGCCGAATCCATGGACGCGGCGCTGGCCGTTGCCCGTACCTTGGCCAAAGACTACGACGCCGAAGCCGCCGCCGGGACTCCCGGCGAATGA
- a CDS encoding metal-dependent transcriptional regulator, with translation MTDLIDTTEMYLRTILELEEENIVALRARIAERLRHSGPTVSQTIGRMERDGLVVVSGDRHLELTDTGRKRATEVMRKHRLAERLLADVIGLDWAYVHDEACRWEHVMSERVEQRIYEMLGHPTESPYGNPIPGLAALGGQAGPGFADGAISLVEAMKNYGPASGVTISRLAEPIQVEPELLAQLDEGGIRPGAAVALERVGDYISVRVPGIEGALELPPEVAAHVFVAVSQR, from the coding sequence ATGACGGATCTGATCGACACTACGGAGATGTACCTCAGGACCATCCTGGAGCTTGAGGAAGAAAACATCGTCGCCCTTCGGGCCCGTATCGCCGAGCGTCTGCGCCACTCGGGGCCCACCGTCTCCCAGACCATCGGCAGGATGGAACGCGACGGGCTGGTGGTGGTCTCCGGCGACCGGCACCTGGAACTCACGGACACGGGCCGCAAGCGCGCCACCGAGGTCATGCGCAAGCACCGGCTGGCCGAGCGGCTGCTGGCAGACGTCATCGGCCTGGACTGGGCCTATGTACATGACGAAGCCTGCCGCTGGGAACACGTCATGAGCGAGCGGGTGGAGCAGCGCATCTACGAGATGCTGGGCCATCCCACCGAGTCGCCGTACGGCAACCCCATCCCCGGCCTCGCTGCCCTGGGCGGACAGGCGGGCCCCGGCTTCGCCGACGGCGCCATCAGCCTGGTGGAAGCAATGAAGAACTACGGCCCTGCGTCGGGGGTAACCATCAGCCGCCTTGCGGAACCAATCCAGGTGGAACCGGAACTGCTGGCGCAGCTGGATGAGGGAGGAATCCGTCCGGGTGCTGCCGTGGCGCTGGAACGTGTGGGAGATTACATCTCCGTGCGGGTCCCGGGGATTGAGGGCGCGCTGGAGCTGCCGCCAGAGGTGGCCGCGCACGTGTTCGTGGCTGTCAGCCAGCGCTGA
- a CDS encoding DUF3027 domain-containing protein, whose translation MDPQSEQPGTPVQEQAAKTPPKRKAGVPVWRTGKPDAFLAAAVDAARTAVESITPAATIGAHLAAKSEGDRLVTHLFESRLPGYMGWQWYAVLTRNSRSKVVTVNELGLLPSQESILAPEWVPWAERVRPEDEQQQEPEQGQPEEPAAVEQEPGDEGIVDAGGQLEEEAKTS comes from the coding sequence ATGGACCCCCAATCTGAACAGCCGGGCACGCCAGTGCAGGAGCAGGCTGCCAAGACTCCGCCCAAACGCAAGGCCGGCGTGCCCGTGTGGCGTACGGGCAAGCCCGATGCTTTCCTGGCCGCGGCGGTTGACGCTGCGCGGACTGCAGTGGAAAGCATTACGCCGGCGGCCACCATCGGCGCGCACCTGGCGGCCAAGAGCGAGGGCGACCGGTTGGTCACGCACCTGTTCGAGTCCCGGTTGCCCGGCTACATGGGCTGGCAGTGGTACGCGGTGCTGACCCGCAACTCGCGCTCCAAGGTGGTCACGGTCAACGAACTGGGCCTGCTGCCGTCCCAGGAATCCATCCTGGCCCCGGAATGGGTGCCGTGGGCCGAACGCGTCCGTCCCGAGGACGAGCAGCAGCAGGAACCCGAACAAGGGCAGCCGGAGGAGCCTGCGGCAGTGGAGCAGGAACCTGGGGACGAAGGAATTGTCGACGCCGGCGGGCAGCTTGAAGAGGAAGCAAAAACTTCCTGA
- a CDS encoding NlpC/P60 family protein, producing MTTRATARHRAEATKTNSIAVIAKAVSDNAGGMGRQAAVIAAASGLVLTSGIAANAADANVKRDSAPVSALEVESAVDAPISAASTIAISYEKPAVTTTPAPVVEPEPQVEVQEAEPAPAAQPVAAPKVTAKVATASAPAAPAAQASASGKGAAILSAAYAQLGVMQDCTMLVTNSLAAVGIHFHDWPAGYLSLGRTVSAAEAQPGDLLYYADGGSGMAHIAVYAGNGMAVHGGYNGNQTVVFSANVGSGPVFIRVN from the coding sequence ATGACGACTCGTGCCACCGCACGGCATCGCGCCGAGGCCACCAAAACCAACTCGATCGCTGTCATTGCCAAGGCTGTCAGCGACAACGCAGGCGGCATGGGCCGCCAGGCCGCGGTTATCGCTGCTGCTTCCGGCCTGGTCCTGACCAGCGGCATTGCGGCCAACGCTGCAGACGCCAACGTCAAGCGCGATTCCGCTCCGGTCTCCGCGCTGGAAGTTGAATCCGCCGTCGACGCCCCGATCTCCGCGGCATCCACCATCGCCATCAGCTACGAGAAGCCCGCCGTGACCACCACGCCGGCTCCCGTCGTCGAGCCTGAGCCCCAGGTCGAAGTGCAGGAAGCCGAGCCTGCTCCTGCCGCCCAGCCTGTTGCTGCTCCCAAGGTCACGGCTAAGGTTGCCACCGCGTCGGCTCCCGCCGCTCCCGCAGCCCAGGCTTCCGCCAGCGGCAAGGGCGCTGCAATCCTCTCCGCCGCCTACGCGCAGCTTGGTGTCATGCAGGACTGCACCATGCTGGTCACCAACTCCCTGGCCGCCGTCGGCATCCACTTCCATGACTGGCCTGCCGGCTACCTGTCCCTGGGCCGCACCGTGAGTGCAGCCGAAGCACAGCCGGGTGACCTTCTCTACTACGCTGACGGCGGCTCGGGCATGGCCCACATTGCTGTCTACGCCGGAAACGGCATGGCCGTCCACGGCGGCTACAACGGAAACCAGACCGTGGTCTTCAGCGCGAACGTCGGTTCCGGCCCCGTCTTCATCCGCGTCAACTAG